In a genomic window of Microterricola viridarii:
- a CDS encoding SDR family NAD(P)-dependent oxidoreductase — translation MTYPFADVSAHSLPALLSLEGRRAIITGGAQGLGFAIAVRLAEAGAQVAIADLDVGLAASSAETITARFGISALGVRMDVTDSASVAKATDEVVATFGGVDIWVNNAGIFPSQPLLEMSDETWEAVFAVNTRGVRNGAREATRRMSCGGVIVNVVSTAGFHGIAPGLSAYVSSKHAVRGLTKQLALELAPRGIRVVGVAPSYVPTEGNMAAAAAAMAAMTEAGVDMQNMPTAMSHSLIGRTGTPDDIARVVLFCASDLSLIMTGSTLLADAGETI, via the coding sequence ATGACCTACCCCTTCGCCGATGTATCGGCACACTCTCTTCCCGCGCTACTCTCCCTCGAAGGTCGTCGTGCCATCATCACGGGTGGCGCCCAGGGCCTTGGATTTGCTATTGCTGTGCGCCTCGCTGAGGCCGGCGCGCAAGTAGCAATTGCGGACCTCGACGTTGGTCTCGCAGCCTCCTCGGCCGAAACCATCACTGCGCGCTTTGGCATCTCGGCGCTGGGCGTTCGGATGGACGTCACTGACTCAGCTTCCGTGGCGAAGGCAACCGATGAGGTCGTGGCGACCTTCGGCGGAGTCGATATCTGGGTCAACAACGCGGGGATCTTCCCCAGCCAGCCACTTCTCGAGATGAGCGACGAGACGTGGGAGGCGGTGTTCGCCGTCAATACGCGCGGTGTGCGTAACGGTGCTCGCGAAGCCACACGTCGCATGAGCTGCGGCGGAGTGATCGTCAACGTCGTCTCCACGGCAGGATTCCACGGTATCGCGCCCGGCCTCTCGGCCTACGTGAGCTCCAAGCACGCGGTGCGTGGCCTGACAAAGCAGCTCGCGCTGGAGCTCGCACCGCGCGGTATCCGAGTGGTCGGTGTCGCCCCCAGCTACGTTCCGACGGAGGGCAACATGGCCGCCGCAGCGGCGGCAATGGCAGCCATGACCGAGGCGGGGGTCGATATGCAGAATATGCCGACAGCCATGTCCCACAGCCTCATCGGCCGCACCGGCACCCCCGACGACATCGCGCGGGTCGTGCTGTTCTGCGCGAGCGACCTCTCCCTGATCATGACGGGAAGTACGCTGCTCGCCGATGCCGGAGAAACAATATAG
- a CDS encoding MFS transporter → MSVTAAPVDGLSPALDPNEEQALPSIPWWGIALLIAATFGAGMAMIVPMAYSLAVRLDELAPGRTEVLGYILGTGSAATLLLAPLTGILSDRTRSRWGRRRPFTVIGLLIGIASVPVMALAPNVFVLALGWMLSTVGWGTSAGSIGNWQADRLPPHQRGKISGFTGLMMQLSPVVGILLVAQVRDQTLLVFAVPAAIATVFVALFVTFAGDPDSRGQREHDRLTVAGLLKSYVFRPRDVPDFAWNWLGRFVFFLGLTLTTSFTVYFYAQRLELAVPDVAGVMVLTSSLSIGTAVLGSIGGGWLSDKTARRKPLTLAGAALFAVGCVIAAFAHDIVTLVLGTLVSSLGIALFSAVGQALVLDVLPERDTQAGRYMAITMFAQKIPGVLAPIAAPALLVIGAGAQNFTALYLTAAGLALAGGLIIALKVRGIR, encoded by the coding sequence GTGTCGGTCACGGCGGCGCCGGTGGACGGTCTGTCCCCGGCGCTCGACCCGAACGAGGAACAAGCCCTGCCCTCGATTCCCTGGTGGGGAATCGCACTTCTGATCGCGGCCACGTTCGGCGCGGGCATGGCCATGATTGTTCCGATGGCGTATTCGTTGGCGGTGCGGCTCGACGAACTGGCGCCCGGCCGCACGGAGGTGCTTGGCTACATTCTCGGCACCGGCTCGGCCGCAACGCTCCTGCTCGCCCCTCTGACAGGGATCCTCAGTGATCGGACCCGATCCCGATGGGGGCGTCGACGGCCATTCACGGTCATCGGGCTACTCATCGGCATCGCGTCCGTGCCGGTCATGGCGCTGGCGCCGAATGTGTTCGTGCTTGCGCTCGGGTGGATGCTCTCCACAGTTGGATGGGGCACGTCGGCCGGGTCGATCGGCAACTGGCAAGCCGATCGGCTGCCGCCGCATCAGCGCGGGAAAATTTCCGGTTTCACCGGTCTCATGATGCAGTTGTCTCCTGTCGTGGGAATCCTGCTCGTTGCGCAGGTGCGGGACCAGACCCTGCTGGTTTTTGCCGTTCCCGCTGCCATTGCAACGGTCTTCGTGGCGCTTTTTGTGACATTCGCCGGCGACCCTGACAGCAGAGGTCAGCGCGAGCATGACCGCCTGACGGTCGCGGGTCTTCTCAAGAGCTACGTCTTCCGCCCTCGAGACGTGCCAGATTTCGCTTGGAACTGGCTGGGCCGCTTTGTCTTCTTCCTGGGGCTCACGCTGACGACGAGTTTCACGGTCTACTTCTATGCTCAGCGGCTCGAGCTCGCTGTTCCCGATGTGGCCGGCGTGATGGTGCTGACGTCGTCGCTCAGCATCGGCACGGCGGTGCTGGGATCCATCGGCGGGGGCTGGCTGAGTGACAAGACCGCTCGGCGAAAGCCTCTGACCCTGGCGGGCGCGGCGCTTTTCGCCGTGGGTTGTGTCATTGCGGCATTCGCACACGACATCGTCACGCTCGTCTTGGGCACCCTCGTCTCCTCGCTCGGCATCGCGTTGTTCTCCGCGGTCGGCCAGGCGCTCGTGCTCGACGTGCTGCCCGAGCGTGACACGCAAGCCGGGCGTTACATGGCGATCACGATGTTCGCCCAAAAGATTCCCGGTGTGCTCGCGCCCATCGCGGCTCCTGCGCTCCTCGTGATTGGCGCCGGCGCGCAGAACTTCACCGCGCTCTACCTGACCGCCGCGGGTCTTGCCCTCGCGGGCGGGCTCATTATCGCGCTCAAGGTGCGCGGAATCCGCTGA
- a CDS encoding glycoside hydrolase family 1 protein, protein MTSFPADFLWGAATAGHQIEGNNVNSDWWAREQQMPGMELSGDACDSYHRYREDIALLADAGLTSYRFSLEWSRIEPLQGHFSKAELAHYRRMIEFCFERGITPVVTLQHFTTPQWFATDGGWMAPDASEKFQRFVAEATTILDGVEWVVTMNEPNMQAAIMTAMRRMQLEAGGQWQSPTVESEGGEEKKQSHSDFLTYADPEIGKMFVQIHHAARAIIRERTSAKVGWTIAAGALTAAPGGEEKLAEIRYGKEDVYWEGSRGDDFVGVQAYSSQEVDANGLVPHPPRPDNTLVGTAYRPDSLAMAVRHAWDVTEGVPILITENGIATADDTQRIRYTAEALQGLAGTIADGIDVRGYLHWTLLDNYEWGHWGPTFGLVVVDRETFVRTPKPSLAWLGDVARRNGLA, encoded by the coding sequence ATGACAAGTTTCCCCGCAGATTTCCTCTGGGGCGCGGCCACCGCCGGCCACCAGATCGAGGGAAACAACGTGAACAGCGATTGGTGGGCGCGTGAGCAGCAGATGCCGGGCATGGAGCTTTCTGGCGACGCCTGCGACAGCTACCACCGTTACCGTGAAGACATTGCGCTGCTTGCGGATGCCGGGCTGACCTCATACCGGTTCAGCCTTGAGTGGTCCCGCATCGAGCCGTTGCAGGGTCATTTCTCCAAGGCTGAACTCGCGCATTATCGCCGCATGATCGAGTTTTGCTTCGAACGAGGAATCACCCCGGTCGTCACGCTTCAGCACTTCACGACGCCGCAGTGGTTTGCCACCGACGGTGGATGGATGGCGCCGGATGCTTCCGAGAAGTTCCAGCGTTTCGTCGCAGAGGCTACGACCATTCTCGACGGCGTCGAGTGGGTCGTCACCATGAACGAGCCGAACATGCAGGCCGCAATCATGACGGCAATGCGCCGCATGCAGTTGGAGGCTGGCGGGCAATGGCAGAGTCCGACCGTTGAGAGCGAAGGCGGCGAGGAGAAGAAGCAGTCGCACAGTGATTTCCTGACCTACGCCGATCCCGAGATTGGCAAGATGTTCGTTCAGATCCACCACGCGGCCCGCGCGATCATTCGCGAGCGCACCAGCGCAAAAGTTGGCTGGACCATCGCGGCGGGCGCTCTCACGGCCGCCCCCGGCGGCGAAGAGAAACTCGCGGAGATCCGCTACGGCAAGGAAGACGTCTACTGGGAGGGCAGCCGTGGAGACGACTTCGTCGGGGTCCAGGCATACTCCAGCCAAGAAGTTGACGCCAACGGCCTCGTACCGCACCCGCCCCGCCCGGACAACACCCTGGTAGGCACGGCGTACCGGCCAGATTCACTGGCGATGGCCGTTCGCCATGCGTGGGATGTCACCGAGGGCGTGCCGATCCTCATCACCGAGAACGGTATTGCAACCGCAGACGACACGCAGCGCATCAGGTACACCGCCGAGGCGCTGCAGGGTCTCGCCGGTACGATTGCCGATGGCATCGATGTGCGCGGATACCTACACTGGACCCTTCTCGACAATTACGAGTGGGGTCACTGGGGGCCGACATTCGGCCTGGTCGTTGTCGACAGGGAGACTTTCGTGCGCACCCCCAAGCCCAGCCTCGCATGGCTGGGTGACGTCGCACGCCGCAACGGGCTCGCGTAG
- a CDS encoding TetR/AcrR family transcriptional regulator, with the protein MARQYAKSAAVRRTIIESCSETFQESGFRGVSMAEIARRAGISHTGLLHHFPRKEALLTAVLQLQDERGEQFLREHSTLSPEIDPVAILRGMVATLVERDRYAGLVELSATLGGEATTPGHPAHDYFAARYHDVRSFLTRLFTALRNEDRLRSSLSPAHLAAMTLAATDGLNTQWLYARDEIDVDAIVNAFLASVVKGLGDQLPE; encoded by the coding sequence ATGGCACGCCAGTACGCAAAGTCGGCCGCGGTACGCCGCACGATCATTGAAAGCTGCTCAGAAACTTTTCAGGAGTCCGGCTTTCGTGGCGTATCGATGGCCGAAATCGCCAGGCGGGCGGGCATCAGCCATACCGGGTTGTTGCACCACTTCCCGCGCAAGGAGGCACTCCTGACTGCGGTGCTCCAGCTACAAGACGAACGCGGAGAGCAGTTCCTTCGCGAACACAGCACCCTCTCCCCCGAGATCGACCCTGTCGCAATTCTGCGGGGAATGGTAGCGACGCTTGTCGAGCGCGACCGCTACGCCGGTTTGGTCGAGCTGAGCGCGACCCTGGGCGGCGAAGCGACGACACCGGGGCACCCAGCGCACGACTACTTCGCCGCTCGCTATCACGATGTGCGCAGCTTCCTCACCCGTCTCTTCACCGCGCTGCGGAACGAAGACCGGCTGCGCTCATCGCTCTCGCCCGCGCATCTCGCGGCCATGACACTTGCAGCCACCGACGGCCTGAACACCCAGTGGCTGTACGCACGTGACGAGATCGACGTTGACGCAATCGTCAATGCCTTCCTTGCCTCGGTCGTGAAGGGCCTCGGCGATCAGCTTCCCGAGTAG
- a CDS encoding glycoside hydrolase family 43 protein: MSNYPIISGYHPDPSICRVGDDFFLVNSTFEYFPGVPVFTSRDLLNWEQIGNVLDRTSQLSVRAGIAGASGGIYAPTIRHHDGLFWMTTTNIHEVVQGHLIVHAERPSGPWSEPVYVANAIGIDPDLAWGDDGVCRLSWSDVVRGGISQIEIDPISGEVLSAPKEIWRGTGGAHAEGPHLFERNGWWYLLAAEGGTGAGHMVTVARSRTIDGDFESSAENPLLTHRSTSLPVQATGHADIVELADGSWAMVHLGTRSRGTFPRWHTNGRETFLVGIDWVDDWPVVDEERFEVSAHPRVFTEKFVTTELHPRWIAPGTAPAVFAFPGDGGLLLRAGRTPQARDAEHLLAVRATELSWDVDVEADGDLALVVRIDDAHQAIVERIGDTISARVVIGPLDQIIGSRGSAPMSATLAVRAVPFGGQRGERQGPDRILLGYEDGGFVEIAAVDGRYLSTEVAGGFTGRVIGVEALGADARVTRFSYSGS; this comes from the coding sequence ATGAGCAACTACCCGATCATTTCCGGCTATCACCCGGATCCCTCCATCTGTCGAGTCGGAGACGACTTCTTCCTCGTCAACTCGACGTTCGAGTACTTTCCAGGAGTCCCGGTTTTCACCAGCAGGGACCTCTTGAATTGGGAGCAGATCGGAAACGTCCTCGATCGCACGTCACAACTGAGCGTTCGCGCGGGCATTGCAGGTGCGAGCGGAGGGATCTACGCCCCAACCATTCGCCATCACGACGGACTCTTCTGGATGACGACAACGAATATCCATGAGGTCGTTCAGGGCCACCTCATCGTGCATGCCGAACGCCCATCCGGGCCGTGGAGCGAGCCTGTCTACGTGGCGAATGCGATCGGCATCGACCCTGATCTTGCGTGGGGTGACGACGGCGTCTGTCGGCTCTCCTGGTCTGACGTTGTTCGTGGAGGGATCTCACAGATTGAGATTGATCCCATCAGTGGCGAGGTCCTCTCTGCGCCCAAGGAAATCTGGCGCGGAACGGGTGGGGCTCACGCGGAAGGGCCGCATCTGTTTGAACGAAACGGCTGGTGGTATCTCCTGGCCGCGGAAGGCGGGACCGGAGCAGGTCACATGGTGACTGTTGCACGGTCGAGGACCATCGACGGTGACTTTGAGTCCAGCGCCGAGAATCCCTTGCTCACCCACCGCAGCACGTCGCTTCCGGTGCAGGCGACGGGGCATGCCGACATCGTTGAGCTCGCCGACGGCAGTTGGGCGATGGTCCATCTGGGCACCCGCTCGCGCGGCACCTTTCCCCGGTGGCATACCAACGGGCGCGAAACGTTCCTCGTCGGGATCGACTGGGTCGATGACTGGCCAGTCGTTGATGAGGAACGTTTCGAGGTTTCGGCACATCCGCGTGTGTTCACCGAGAAATTCGTCACCACCGAGCTTCACCCACGGTGGATTGCTCCTGGCACGGCACCGGCCGTGTTCGCATTCCCGGGCGATGGTGGCCTGCTGTTGCGCGCCGGCCGCACGCCCCAGGCGCGCGACGCGGAGCACTTGCTGGCAGTGCGGGCGACCGAGCTCTCCTGGGATGTTGATGTCGAGGCAGATGGAGATCTCGCACTCGTGGTGCGCATCGACGATGCGCACCAGGCCATCGTTGAGCGGATCGGTGACACCATTTCCGCTCGCGTCGTCATTGGGCCGCTGGACCAGATCATAGGCTCGCGGGGAAGCGCCCCCATGAGCGCAACACTCGCGGTGCGCGCGGTGCCGTTCGGCGGCCAGCGCGGCGAGCGACAGGGGCCGGACCGCATCCTTCTTGGCTACGAAGACGGGGGTTTCGTCGAGATCGCCGCCGTCGACGGCCGGTATCTGTCCACTGAGGTTGCGGGTGGATTCACCGGTCGTGTCATCGGGGTGGAAGCGCTCGGCGCCGACGCGCGGGTGACGCGTTTCTCCTACTCGGGAAGCTGA
- a CDS encoding family 43 glycosylhydrolase yields MSHISCNPLDLPYRYQDVRFSGSVQGVKIGEPQRSVHREAADPSIVRYQGHYLLFASMSRGFWSSTDLNSWQFHPTAKLPPFDYAPDVREVDGTLIISASRKTGNSPFFRSRNPLEDDFEEIAAGTFAFWDPSVFQDNDGRIYLYWGCDAVQPLYGIELDRELTPIGEAVPLAYSDASSRGWERPGEDYMVPEPTTERERLVAQFSGASTYVEGAWMTRVGDLYYLQYSAPGTQWNTYADGYLTASSPLGPFTYSSNSPFSSKPGGFITGAGHGSTFQDEWGNWWHAATMRISVNDVFERRVGIFPAGFDEDGVLFCNQSFADYPMLVPEGAFDPQELRRPPWMLLSYEARTLASSHAEGHDSDLAVNEDVRSWWASALPGVGQWLTADLGEEKDVHAVQVNLGDHELAQSAPLLDEGADSGHTWRGIYESHAPAEVLLEGSIDGANWAVLHDGSQAGEDRPHALVVLDAPQAVRYIRVTAQSLPFDGAFAVSGLRVFGRGRGIAPQQIVPDVVRVDDRTASLTWEEADGAQGYNIRYGPDRDKLYRSWLVYGRTSLEVPTLNAGASAWFAVDSFNENGVTFGEPVQATAATLAIGDVA; encoded by the coding sequence ATGAGTCACATATCGTGTAATCCGCTGGATCTTCCGTACCGTTACCAAGACGTTCGTTTCTCGGGATCGGTGCAGGGGGTCAAGATCGGTGAACCGCAGCGCAGCGTGCACCGCGAGGCTGCAGACCCCTCCATCGTGAGATACCAGGGGCATTACCTTCTCTTCGCCTCTATGTCTCGCGGATTCTGGTCGTCGACCGATCTCAACAGCTGGCAATTCCACCCGACCGCGAAGCTTCCACCCTTTGACTACGCCCCAGACGTCCGTGAAGTCGACGGTACGCTGATTATCAGCGCATCGCGGAAGACCGGAAACTCGCCCTTCTTCCGCAGCCGCAACCCGCTCGAGGACGACTTCGAAGAGATTGCCGCTGGAACATTTGCCTTCTGGGACCCGAGCGTCTTCCAGGACAACGACGGCCGCATCTATCTGTACTGGGGGTGCGATGCAGTGCAGCCGCTGTACGGCATCGAGCTCGATCGCGAGCTGACGCCGATCGGGGAGGCAGTGCCGCTTGCCTACTCTGACGCCAGTAGCCGGGGATGGGAGCGCCCCGGAGAGGACTATATGGTGCCGGAGCCGACGACCGAGCGGGAGCGGCTCGTCGCGCAATTCTCCGGAGCGTCAACGTACGTCGAGGGCGCCTGGATGACGCGTGTTGGTGATCTCTACTATCTGCAGTACTCGGCTCCAGGTACCCAGTGGAATACTTACGCGGACGGCTATCTGACTGCGAGCTCCCCGCTCGGGCCGTTCACCTATTCCTCGAATAGTCCGTTCTCGTCCAAGCCCGGTGGGTTCATCACCGGCGCGGGCCATGGCAGTACGTTCCAGGATGAATGGGGCAACTGGTGGCATGCGGCGACAATGCGCATCAGCGTGAACGACGTCTTCGAACGGCGAGTCGGGATCTTCCCCGCAGGTTTTGACGAGGACGGAGTCTTGTTCTGCAATCAGAGCTTTGCGGATTACCCGATGCTCGTGCCCGAAGGCGCGTTTGACCCGCAGGAACTACGCCGGCCGCCGTGGATGCTGCTGTCCTATGAAGCTCGCACGCTGGCGTCATCACATGCCGAAGGTCATGACTCCGACCTCGCTGTCAACGAGGATGTGCGTTCTTGGTGGGCATCCGCGCTGCCTGGCGTTGGCCAATGGTTGACCGCTGATCTCGGCGAGGAAAAGGACGTACACGCCGTTCAGGTGAATCTGGGGGACCACGAGCTCGCGCAGAGCGCACCGCTGCTCGACGAGGGTGCCGATAGCGGGCACACCTGGCGTGGGATTTATGAGTCGCACGCGCCTGCAGAAGTGCTCCTCGAGGGGTCCATCGACGGGGCGAACTGGGCAGTACTCCACGACGGCAGTCAGGCAGGAGAGGACAGACCGCACGCGTTGGTCGTGCTCGACGCACCCCAAGCCGTGCGCTACATCCGGGTAACGGCTCAGTCGCTACCATTTGACGGCGCCTTCGCAGTGAGCGGACTTCGTGTGTTCGGTCGGGGTCGCGGCATCGCTCCACAGCAGATCGTCCCCGATGTGGTGCGCGTCGACGATCGCACCGCGAGCCTCACCTGGGAAGAGGCGGACGGGGCGCAGGGCTACAACATCCGGTACGGGCCGGATCGCGACAAGCTCTACCGCAGCTGGTTGGTTTATGGCCGCACTTCACTGGAGGTGCCGACGCTCAACGCTGGGGCCAGCGCCTGGTTCGCGGTGGACTCATTCAACGAGAATGGCGTCACATTCGGGGAGCCGGTGCAGGCCACCGCTGCGACACTAGCGATAGGAGATGTGGCGTAG
- a CDS encoding ATP-binding cassette domain-containing protein, with product MSLLDVTDLRVSFPGRGWRAKPLEVLHGVSLQIGHGETLGLVGESGSGKTTIGRAVLGLVKPAGGGISFEGENISRLGARERRRLAKDIQVVFQDPYTSLNPSLTVGDILAEPLVVQGTSARDAKARVKTLLDQVGLPADAAERLPREFSGGQRQRVAIARALAPAPKLIVCDEPVSALDLSTQERVLDLFIEIQRETGVAYLFVSHDLSVVRHISHRVAVLYRGDLVETGPAATVTSTPSHPYTQRLLLAAPVANPIEQKARRDERRKVAALA from the coding sequence ATGAGCCTGCTCGATGTCACCGACCTCCGCGTCAGCTTTCCAGGTAGAGGATGGCGCGCTAAGCCGCTCGAGGTATTGCACGGGGTTTCCCTGCAGATCGGCCACGGCGAAACGCTCGGCCTCGTGGGTGAGTCCGGTTCGGGGAAGACCACGATCGGGCGCGCTGTGCTTGGGCTTGTGAAGCCGGCGGGAGGCGGCATTTCTTTTGAAGGTGAGAACATCTCCCGGCTCGGTGCCCGTGAGCGTCGCCGTCTCGCGAAGGACATCCAGGTGGTGTTCCAAGACCCGTACACCTCGCTCAACCCCTCGCTCACGGTGGGTGACATCCTCGCGGAGCCGCTGGTGGTACAGGGGACCTCCGCCCGGGACGCGAAGGCACGAGTGAAGACGCTTCTCGACCAGGTGGGATTGCCCGCGGATGCCGCCGAGCGGCTTCCGCGCGAATTCTCCGGTGGTCAGCGTCAGCGTGTGGCGATCGCGCGTGCCCTCGCGCCAGCGCCCAAGCTCATCGTGTGCGATGAGCCCGTCAGCGCACTGGACCTGTCGACCCAAGAGCGGGTGCTCGACCTGTTCATCGAAATCCAGCGAGAGACGGGTGTCGCCTACCTGTTCGTGTCGCACGACCTCTCCGTCGTACGACACATCAGCCATCGCGTCGCCGTGCTCTACCGAGGCGACCTGGTAGAAACCGGGCCTGCCGCGACCGTGACGTCGACGCCATCGCATCCATACACGCAACGCCTGCTGCTGGCCGCACCGGTGGCCAACCCGATCGAACAAAAGGCTCGCAGAGACGAGCGACGCAAGGTCGCTGCGCTCGCCTGA
- a CDS encoding dipeptide/oligopeptide/nickel ABC transporter permease/ATP-binding protein — protein MTQSIMTPSTELLVAIEHAATAARTPTWKRLLKDPQAVITASILIVIFVLGVLVPFLTVHGPNEADLSMINAPVGTPGYPLGADEVGRDIWTRLLHSINTAAISALIGAGVALVIGVVAGLIGGYFGTATRATTEWLFNLIMTFPGILLLIILMPVTGGDYRFTMLIFGVLLSPGIYRIVRNLVVGVKNELYVDAARVSGLGNLRILSKHVLFVIRGPIIIAAAFMSGSAIAVQSGLAFLGVGSLQIPSFGAMISSGFRNLYIAPTQFLWPSLMLGVITASLVLLGNALRDTLEGAKPKPIKVGIGQRVIGNDSTTPAQHGALLEITDLGVAYRGPGGRPREVVSGVSLSIAPGQVLGLVGESGSGKTQTAFAILGVLPPEALITRGSIRFDGRELVGLTDTQMRPLRGKEIAYIPQEPMSNLDPSFRVGSQLVEGVRSALGLSTKEAKQRVLALLARCGIADPQRTFDSYPHQISGGMAQRVLIAGAVASRPRLLIADEPTTALDVTVQAEILDLLRDLQAELGMAILLVTHNFGVVADICDHIAVMQDGVVVESGSTHEIFRNPQHEYTQLLLAAILSEDSVRTDPSIAATTEGSMR, from the coding sequence GTGACGCAATCGATTATGACTCCAAGTACCGAGCTGTTGGTCGCCATCGAGCACGCGGCCACTGCAGCGCGCACTCCAACCTGGAAGCGTCTGCTGAAAGATCCTCAGGCGGTGATTACTGCGAGCATCCTCATCGTCATCTTCGTGCTTGGCGTTCTCGTACCATTCCTCACCGTGCACGGACCGAATGAAGCTGACCTGTCGATGATCAACGCACCAGTCGGTACACCGGGGTACCCGCTCGGCGCCGATGAGGTTGGCCGTGACATTTGGACGCGGCTGTTGCACTCCATCAACACGGCTGCGATCTCCGCGCTTATCGGCGCGGGCGTTGCTCTCGTCATTGGCGTAGTCGCCGGCCTGATCGGCGGCTACTTTGGCACCGCCACTCGAGCCACCACCGAGTGGCTCTTCAACCTCATCATGACTTTCCCCGGCATTCTGCTTCTCATCATCCTGATGCCTGTTACTGGTGGCGACTACCGGTTCACCATGCTCATCTTCGGCGTGCTCCTCTCGCCGGGCATCTACCGCATCGTGAGAAACCTCGTTGTCGGCGTCAAGAACGAGCTCTACGTCGACGCCGCACGTGTCTCGGGGCTCGGCAATCTCCGTATTCTGAGCAAACACGTGCTGTTCGTGATCCGTGGACCGATCATCATTGCCGCGGCATTTATGTCGGGGTCCGCGATCGCTGTGCAATCGGGGCTTGCGTTCCTCGGCGTTGGCTCGCTGCAGATTCCGAGTTTCGGTGCCATGATCTCGTCGGGTTTCCGCAACCTCTACATCGCGCCGACCCAGTTCCTCTGGCCTAGCCTCATGCTCGGCGTCATCACTGCATCGCTAGTGCTGCTCGGCAACGCACTGCGAGACACGCTCGAGGGCGCGAAGCCGAAACCGATCAAGGTCGGCATCGGTCAGCGTGTTATCGGCAACGACTCCACTACGCCTGCTCAGCACGGGGCGCTGCTCGAGATCACCGACCTCGGCGTCGCATATCGTGGTCCCGGTGGGCGCCCGCGTGAGGTTGTCAGCGGTGTCTCTCTCTCAATCGCTCCGGGTCAGGTGCTCGGGCTCGTCGGAGAATCTGGGTCAGGCAAGACGCAGACTGCATTTGCAATCCTGGGCGTGCTCCCTCCGGAAGCGCTGATCACCCGCGGTTCAATCCGCTTCGATGGCCGCGAACTCGTCGGGCTCACCGATACCCAAATGCGACCCCTGCGCGGCAAGGAAATTGCGTATATTCCGCAGGAGCCGATGTCGAACCTTGACCCATCGTTCCGCGTGGGTTCGCAGCTCGTTGAGGGAGTGCGCTCTGCGCTGGGGCTGTCGACGAAGGAAGCGAAACAGCGTGTTCTCGCACTCCTCGCACGGTGTGGAATCGCCGACCCTCAGCGCACTTTTGACTCCTACCCGCACCAGATTTCTGGCGGCATGGCGCAGCGCGTGCTCATCGCCGGCGCTGTGGCCAGCCGCCCTCGGCTGCTCATCGCTGACGAGCCGACGACGGCCTTAGACGTGACCGTGCAGGCCGAGATTCTCGATTTGTTGCGAGACTTGCAGGCCGAGCTTGGCATGGCCATCCTGCTGGTGACCCACAACTTTGGGGTTGTAGCCGACATTTGCGATCACATCGCGGTCATGCAGGACGGCGTTGTCGTTGAGTCGGGCAGCACGCATGAGATCTTCCGCAATCCGCAGCACGAGTACACGCAACTCTTGCTCGCCGCAATTCTCAGCGAGGATTCCGTGCGTACTGACCCGTCCATTGCAGCCACCACTGAGGGGAGTATGCGATGA
- a CDS encoding ABC transporter permease — MLAYVLRRLGAGVVLAVLVTLITFLLLSSSFDDVAQTILGSSATPEITAALIAEKGWDRPIVVQYADWLVNAVQGDFGVSVYTSLPVGPSVIQRLLVTLSIIVPALIISVIVSIVLGVWSASRGGAIDRVAQGISLIGYILPGLLLAIGLVVIFAVQLKWLPATGYTPPTEDPAAWIRSITIPVIVLSIGGIASMTAQVRGRMIDELRRDYVRTLRTRGTSTRSIVLRHALRNAGGPALTVMSLEFIQMFGGALIIENVFALPGYGSFAFNASLQGDFPVIMGVAAFGVLLVTIVNLLTDLANGWLNPKARVH, encoded by the coding sequence ATGCTCGCTTATGTTCTTCGTCGCCTCGGTGCGGGCGTCGTGCTCGCTGTTTTAGTCACGCTCATCACTTTCCTCCTCCTGAGTTCGTCATTTGACGACGTTGCGCAGACAATCCTCGGCTCGTCAGCCACCCCCGAAATCACCGCGGCACTCATCGCCGAGAAAGGGTGGGACCGGCCCATAGTCGTGCAATATGCCGACTGGCTCGTCAACGCCGTCCAAGGCGACTTCGGCGTCTCTGTTTACACGTCTCTGCCGGTTGGCCCTTCCGTCATTCAACGACTCTTAGTGACGCTGTCAATCATCGTGCCCGCCCTCATCATCTCGGTGATCGTGTCGATCGTTCTGGGTGTGTGGTCCGCCTCGCGGGGCGGAGCCATCGACCGCGTAGCACAGGGCATCTCACTTATCGGCTACATCCTGCCGGGTCTCCTATTGGCCATTGGCCTTGTGGTCATCTTCGCGGTGCAGTTGAAATGGCTCCCTGCGACCGGGTATACGCCGCCAACGGAGGATCCTGCCGCCTGGATACGGAGCATTACCATCCCCGTAATCGTGCTCTCAATCGGTGGTATTGCGAGCATGACCGCACAGGTGCGTGGACGGATGATCGACGAACTTCGACGAGACTATGTGCGCACTCTGCGCACCCGCGGCACGTCGACTCGCTCAATCGTGTTGCGTCACGCGCTGCGCAACGCCGGCGGTCCGGCTTTGACCGTAATGTCACTCGAGTTCATCCAAATGTTTGGCGGAGCACTCATCATCGAGAATGTCTTCGCCCTGCCCGGCTACGGGAGTTTCGCTTTCAACGCGTCGCTGCAAGGCGACTTCCCCGTGATCATGGGCGTCGCAGCGTTCGGCGTGTTGCTTGTCACGATTGTCAACCTCCTCACCGACCTGGCCAACGGCTGGCTGAACCCGAAAGCGAGAGTTCATTGA